In Musa acuminata AAA Group cultivar baxijiao chromosome BXJ3-9, Cavendish_Baxijiao_AAA, whole genome shotgun sequence, a single genomic region encodes these proteins:
- the LOC135649019 gene encoding uncharacterized protein LOC135649019, which produces MPELRISKKHHKHINNPFPSTPKCLPFIHGGLSFNPHKISQDQNYQIGEDFQLAWSCRNGGCLSISHRSQPNRSIWSTIPGEAFISAAAVQTQVEESRGSFAIKDGDVLFICKHQSVEEIRVLYEADIEENAEDDNLLSGFSNSNNKGTPESFNKSYSPILMITGRLFSKKTNILPKKSLYLGKKKIRFGWARKPSFVARYWFLFEQRSSNQIGFSVKFGEYDKKLSPSVTKRRILQGSSWKLIRMQRQCIAYISRQRGFVALSSQDEQGEEQVVTEFNKVFITYASDKDEKFYGFGEQFSHMEFKGKRVPIIVQEQGIGRGDQPITFAANLISYRSGGDWSTTYAPSPFYMTSKMRSLYLEGYNYSAFDLTKPDRVQIQIYGNYAQGRILNGYSPVELIETYTETIGRPPVLPNWIISGAVVGMQGGTEAVRRVWDQLQDHDIPISAFWLQDWVGKRETVIGSQLWWNWEVDTCHYAGWRELVNDLRTHDIRVMTYCNPCLVPTDDKPNKYKNLFEEAKSLGILVKDKTQGTYMIPNTAFDVGMLDFTHPATSSWFKKILREMVDTGVRGWMADFGEGLPLDAHLYSDEDPFEAHNRYPELWAKVNREFVDDWAATCHGKEKEDPEENLVFFMRAGFRGSPKWSMLFWEGDQMVSWQANDGIKSSVTGLLSSGLSGFAFNHSDIGGYCTVDMPIIRYCRSEELLMRWMELNAFNVVFRTHEGNKPSSNCQFYSNRNTLAHFARCAKIYKAWKFYRIQLVKEAAQRGLPVARHLFLHYPDDKHVHSLTYQQFLVGTDILVVPVLDKAKKEVKAYFPMAGGCSWQHIWTGKIFTRPFNHPGHNQGFEAWVDAPIGHPAVFVKCGSHIGEAFLRNLKALNIL; this is translated from the exons ATGCCAGAGTTGAGGATCTCCAAGAAGCACCACAAGCACATCAACAATCCCTTTCCTTCCACCCCAAAGTGCCTGCCTTTCATCCATGGAGGACTCTCCTTCAATCCACACAAGATTTCACAAGACCAGAATTATCAGATTGGGGAGGATTTCCAGCTTGCTTGGAGCTGTAGAAATGGTGGCTGCCTTTCGATCTCGCACCGATCTCAGCCTAACAGGAGCATATGGTCTACAATCCCAGGAGAGGCCTTCATATCTGCTGCAGCTGTCCAGACTCAGGTGGAGGAGAGCAGAGGCTCTTTTGCTATTAAGGATGGTGATGTCCTTTTCATCTGCAAGCACCAGTCTGTGGAAGAAATAAGGGTTCTTTATGAGGCGGACATTGAAGAGAATGCTGAAGATGATAATCTCTTATCTGGGTTTTCAAATTCAAACAATAAAGGAACTCCTGAATCATTCAATAAGTCTTACTCCCCGATTCTGATGATCACAGGAAGGCTCTTCAGTAAGAAGACTAACATACTTCCTAAGAAAAGCTTGTACCTGGGGAAGAAAAAAATCAGATTTGGATGGGCTAGGAAACCTTCATTTGTTGCTAGATACTGGTTTTTGTTTGAACAGAGGAGCAGCAATCAAATTGGTTTTTCTGTAAAGTTTGGTGAATATGATAAGAAATTGAGCCCAAGTGTAACAAAAAGAAGAATTCTACAGGGCTCAAGCTGGAAACTAATCCGAATGCAGCGTCAATGCATTGCATACATCTCAAGGCAAAGAGGTTTTGTTGCACTCTCATCACAGGATGAGCAAGGAGAAGAGCAAGTGGTTACAGAATTCAATAAAGTTTTCATCACATATGCGAGTGACAAAGATGAAAAGTTCTATGGTTTTGGGGAGCAGTTCTCCCATATGGAGTTCAAAGGAAAGAGGGTGCCTATAATTGTCCAAGAGCAAGGTATTGGAAGAGGAGATCAACCCATCACCTTCGCAGCCAATCTGATTAGTTACAG ATCAGGAGGTGATTGGAGTACGACATATGCCCCTTCACCATTCTACATGACCTCCAAAATGAGATCCCTTTATCTTGAAGGATACAATTATTCAGCTTTTGATCTCACAAAGCCTGATAGAGTACAGATTCAG ATATATGGAAATTATGCTCAAGGAAGAATACTGAATGGATATTCACCTGTTGAACTAATTGAAACCTATACAGAAACCATAGGGAGACCTCCAGTACTTCCAAACTGGATTATTTCTGGTGCTGTTGTCGGGATGCAGGGAGGCACAGAAGCTGTCCGCAGAGTGTGGGATCAATTACAGGATCATGACATTCCTATTTCGGCATTTTGGTTGCAG GACTGGGTTGGCAAGAGGGAaacagtaattgggtcacaattatGGTGGAACTGGGAAGTTGATACCTGCCATTATGCTGGATGGAGAGAGCTAGTCAACGATCTTCGTACTCATGATATTAGAGTGATGACCTACTGCAACCCCTGCCTTGTTCCA ACTGATGACAAGCCAAACAAATACAAGAATCTGTTTGAAGAAGCTAAGAGTTTAGGCATCTTAGTAAAAGATAAAACACAAGGAACATACATGATACCAAATACGGCTTTTGATGTGGGAATGCTGGATTTTACACATCCCGCAACAAGTAGTTGGTTCAAGAAAATTCTACGCGAAATGGTGGATACTGGAGTAAGAGGTTGGATGGCCGATTTTGGTGAAGGATTACCTTTAGATGCTCACCTCTATTCAG ATGAAGACCCCTTTGAAGCTCATAACAGATACCCTGAACTTTGGGCTAAGGTCAACAGGGAATTTGTAGATGATTGGGCAGCAACCTGTCATGGAAAGGAGAAGGAAGATCCAGAAGAAAACTTAGTCTTTTTCATGAGGGCTGGCTTCAGAGGTAGCCCTAAGTGGTCTATGTTGTTTTGGGAGGGTGATCAAATGGTAAGTTGGCAGGCTAATGATGGAATAAAGAGTAGCGTAACAGGTTTGCTGAGCAGTGGCCTCTCAGGTTTTGCCTTCAACCATAGTGATATTGGAGGCTACTGTACAGTAGACATGCCTATCATCAGGTACTGTCGAAGCGAAGAACTTCTCATGCGCTGGATGGAATTAAATGCATTCAATGTAGTATTCCGGACACATGAA GGAAACAAGCCATCGTCCAATTGCCAGTTTTACTCTAACAGAAACACATTAGCTCATTTTGCACGCTGTGCCAAGATATACAAAGCTTGGAAATTCTACCGAATCCAACTTGTAAAG GAGGCAGCTCAGAGAGGCTTGCCTGTTGCTAGGCATCTTTTCCTCCACTATCCAGATGACAAGCATGTACATAGCTTGACATACCAGCAGTTCTTAGTTGGGACAGATATACTGGTAGTTCCTGTCCTTGACAAAGCCAAAAAGGAGGTCAAGGCCTATTTCCCTATGGCAGGTGGGTGTTCCTGGCAACACATTTGGACAGGAAAGATCTTCACCAGGCCTTTCAATCACCCGGGGCATAATCAAGGATTTGAAGCCTGGGTTGATGCTCCCATTGGCCACCCAGCTGTGTTTGTAAAGTGCGGTTCCCACATAGGAGAAGCATTTTTAAGAAACTTAAAAGCTCTTAACATACTATAG
- the LOC135649205 gene encoding putative disease resistance protein RGA3, with product MQPEIHRPLNLQHHHILTTIIMVVEALLSSFLEILIDSTKKSVVRQIGAVWGLEEDLEKLERTLLRIQSIVGDAEEQQIKDTAVKNWLTALRDAAYAAEDVLDEFNLETLRKSNRAIENKMMGKVSDFFSSHNPLCFRFKMARKLNEVVKSIDKIAAESRKFNFAVRTQEQTPPTVRQTHSYVVESDVIGRGEEKDEIVKLLIEQQDENEKIAVLPIVGMGGLGKTTLAKLIYQDKRVERHFQLRIWVCVGSVFDLGEILKAIISSATGRQSDLKFMDMLQCSVRDVLAGKRYLLVLDDVWNEDSSKWDDLKALLACGGDGSRVVVTTRSDGVSSMMGTLTTHKLAFLSEEDSWDLFRRRAFPSGQDDDKQQHQNLVEIGKAIVTKCGGLPLAVKALGSMLSYQNDEREWSAIKESNIWATKVGEVDILPALLLSYK from the coding sequence ATGCAACCTGAGATACATCGTCCATTGAACCTCCAGCACCACCATATTCTGACAACAATAATCATGGTTGTCGAGGCACTTCTCTCGTCCTTCTTGGAAATTCTGATCGACTCAACGAAGAAGAGCGTAGTCCGGCAGATAGGTGCTGTCTGGGGTCTGGAGGAGGACCTGGAAAAGCTTGAGAGGACGTTGTTGCGGATTCAATCCATCGTTGGAGATGCAGAGGAGCAGCAGATTAAGGACACTGCCGTCAAAAATTGGTTGACGGCACTCAGGGATGCGGCCTACGCTGCAGAGGACGTTCTCGACGAATTTAATCTCGAAACCCTCAGGAAGAGTAACAGAGCAATCGAGAACAAGATGATGGGCAAGGTCAGTGACTTCTTTTCATCCCATAATCCACTTTGTTTTCGATTCAAAATGGCAAGGAAATTGAATGAAGTAGTAAAGAGTATAGATAAGATTGCAGCAGAGAGTCGTAAGTTCAATTTTGCAGTTCGCACACAAGAGCAAACCCCCCCAACTGTACGACAAACACACTCTTATGTCGTGGAATCGGATGTTATTGGTAGAGGCGAGGAGAAGGATGAGATAGTAAAGCTGCTAATAGAACAACAGGACGAGAATGAGAAGATTGCAGTCCTCCCTATAGTTGGCATGGGAGGATTAGGAAAGACTACCTTAGCTAAACTGATCTACCAAGACAAGCGGGTGGAGAGGCATTTCCAATTGCGTATTTGGGTTTGTGTGGGCTCTGTTTTTGATCTGGGAGAGATTCTTAAAGCGATCATCAGTTCCGCCACTGGGAGACAGAGCGACCTGAAATTTATGGACATGTTACAATGCAGTGTTCGAGATGTATTGGCCGGGAAAAGATATCTGCTTGTGTTAGACGACGTGTGGAATGAAGACTCATCGAAGTGGGACGACTTAAAAGCGCTGTTAGCCTGCGGAGGAGACGGAAGCAGAGTTGTCGTGACCACGCGTAGTGATGGAGTGTCGTCCATGATGGGCACGCTCACCACTCACAAGCTGGCATTCCTATCTGAAGAAGATTCATGGGATTTGTTCAGGAGAAGAGCATTTCCAAGCGGACAAGATGATGATAAGCAGCAGCATCAAAATCTGGTGGAGATTGGAAAAGCCATTGTAACAAAGTGTGGGGGATTGCCTCTCGCAGTAAAGGCCCTGGGCAGCATGCTGAGCTACCAGAATGATGAAAGGGAGTGGTCTGCTATAAAGGAAAGTAACATCTGGGCTACCAAAGTTGGTGAAGTTGATATCCTGCCTGCATTGCTTCTGAGTTACAAATGA
- the LOC135649206 gene encoding putative disease resistance RPP13-like protein 1 has product MHDLIRDLAQHISGEEGVALLEPCTATAPKKNVHHLSLPGTSSSYKIHETLGKFPALRTLLVRDAYFGKAVDNISRPAKLRVLGFHNLNATMLLNLAQHLKHVRFLDISYSKIAELPEAITTLLNLQTLKLSGCQLLRKLPSKMKNMSDLRHLYLDECTELRDMPEGLGRLSCLHTLSKYIVGVGAGRGIGQLKELNLSGKLEIYGLGKVRDAANAREANLHSKRDLHSLSLCWGVVEWTEKESLSENVETRAENSEVLLEALAPPDGIKALSIWGYGGVRFPTWTSDEQLLSRYQLLVEIHLGGCRHCQHLPSFWQLPSLEVLCLKHMYSLKHIIRGEGGGDCREQTFPALKRLVLEGMPSLEQWWEVEGGGAVEEGKCFPHLVELRISECSKLGSMPRLPSLKFLGMPSGNRMLLGSIENLSTLACPLDLR; this is encoded by the coding sequence ATGCACGACCTCATTCGTGACCTTGCACAACATATATCAGGGGAAGAAGGTGTTGCGTTGCTAGAGCCATGCACCGCCACAGCACCAAAGAAAAATGTGCATCACTTGTCCTTACCAGGCACCTCCTCGTCTTACAAAATCCACGAGACGCTGGGGAAATTTCCTGCGCTGCGGACGCTACTGGTACGAGATGCATATTTTGGAAAAGCTGTGGACAACATTTCAAGACCGGCCAAATTAAGAGTGTTAGGATTCCATAATTTAAATGCTACGATGTTGCTAAATCTAGCACAACATCTCAAGCATGTCAGATTCCTGGACATTTCTTACTCTAAAATAGCGGAGTTACCTGAAGCTATCACCACGCTGCTCAACTTGCAGACGTTGAAGCTTTCTGGATGTCAACTACTACGTAAGTTGCCAAGTAAGATGAAGAATATGAGTGATCTCAGGCATCTCTATCTCGATGAATGTACGGAGCTGAGGGACATGCCCGAAGGCCTGGGGAGATTAAGCTGCTTGCACACATTGTCAAAATACATCGTGGGTGTTGGTGCTGGGAGAGGAATAGGACAGCTAAAGGAGTTAAACCTTtcaggcaaactagagatatatGGCCTGGGAAAAGTGAGAGATGCTGCAAATGCAAGAGAAGCTAATCTCCATTCTAAACGAGACCTACACTCTTTGTCACTATGTTGGGGAGTTGTCGAATGGACTGAGAAAGAATCACTTTCCGAGAATGTTGAGACGAGAGCTGAGAATAGCGAGGTGTTATTGGAAGCACTGGCACCACCCGACGGCATAAAGGCTCTATCGATCTGGGGCTACGGAGGAGTCAGGTTTCCGACGTGGACATCAGATGAGCAATTGTTGAGTCGGTACCAGCTGCTGGTGGAGATTCATCTCGGTGGATGCAGACATTGCCAGCATCTCCCTTCGTTTTGGCAGCTGCCCTCGCTCGAGGTGCTCTGTTTAAAACATATGTATTCCCTGAAGCATATCATCCGTGGTGAAGGTGGAGGTGATTGCAGAGAACAAACATTCCCGGCATTGAAAAGGCTGGTTCTGGAGGGGATGCCAAGCTTGGAGCAATGGTGGGAGGTGGAGGGTGGCGGAGCAGTGGAGGAGGGGAAGTGCTTCCCGCACCTTGTTGAGCTAAGAATCTCAGAGTGCTCGAAGTTGGGATCAATGCCACGGTTGCCTTCCCTCAAATTTCTGGGTATGCCGAGCGGCAACAGGATGTTGTTGGGATCGATTGAGAACCTGAGCACATTAGCCTGTCCTCTTGATTTACGCTGA
- the LOC135648361 gene encoding flavonoid 3',5'-hydroxylase 1-like, translating to MAIDPYLVAATALCLLVHLLLHRFLRKSPSRFPYPPGPRGLPILGSLLLVGASAHSSLARLAERYGPIMFLRLGSHGCVVASNADAARAFLKTVDAQFANRPDPISARDVSYQRQNLVMADYTPTWKLLRKMCSLHLLGGKAFADWAPVRRDEFRRMARSLHGLAEAGEPVELMDVLVCTLANVVGLILVSRRVFDAHGEESNKFKDILVDMLTGGAQFNIGDFFPSIAWMDLQGIQKKMLSVHLRFDAMVTKLFDEHEAAKGERQGRLDFIDKVMANKVTEDGETISEVNVKALIFDLFTAGTDTSAIIVEWAMAEMLKNPAILSRAQAELDDVVGRDRLLEETDLPKLAYLQAVCKEAMRLHPSTPLSLPHFSHEDCEVNGYYIPKNTRLLVNIWAIGRDPEVWEEPLVFDPDRFITGKGARYDPQGNDFEFIPFGAGRRVCAGKLVGMVFVQYLLGMLVHAFDWSLPDGEELNMDEKFGLALPKAVPLKVFLRPRLSPAAYA from the exons ATGGCGATCGATCCCTACCTCGTGGCCGCCACCGCGCTCTGCCTCCtcgtccacctcctcctccaccgcttcctcCGCAAGTCGCCTTCCCGCTTCCCCTACCCGCCGGGCCCCCGGGGGCTCCCCATCCTCGGCTCGCTTCTCCTCGTCGGGGCCAGCGCGCACTCCAGCCTCGCCCGCCTCGCCGAGCGCTACGGCCCCATCATGTTCCTCCGGCTGGGCTCTCATGGCTGCGTCGTGGCCTCCAACGCCGACGCTGCACGCGCCTTCCTCAAGACAGTCGACGCCCAGTTCGCCAACCGCCCCGACCCCATCAGCGCCCGCGACGTCAGCTACCAGCGCCAGAACCTGGTGATGGCCGACTACACCCCGACGTGGAAGCTCCTCCGCAAGATGTGCAGCCTGCACCTCCTCGGCGGCAAGGCCTTCGCCGACTGGGCCCCCGTCCGCCGGGACGAGTTCCGGCGCATGGCCCGCTCCCTGCACGGCCTGGCCGAGGCCGGCGAGCCGGTGGAGCTGATGGACGTGCTGGTGTGCACGCTGGCCAACGTCGTCGGGTTGATCTTGGTGAGCAGGCGGGTGTTCGACGCCCACGGGGAGGAGTCCAACAAGTTCAAGGACATACTGGTGGACATGCTGACCGGCGGCGCGCAGTTCAACATCGGCGACTTCTTCCCGTCGATCGCGTGGATGGACCTGCAGGGGATACAGAAGAAGATGTTGAGCGTGCACTTGAGGTTCGACGCCATGGTGACGAAGCTGTTCGACGAGCACGAGGCGGCCAAGGGGGAGCGGCAGGGGAGGCTGGACTTCATCGACAAGGTCATGGCCAACAAGGTGACGGAGGACGGGGAGACCATCTCGGAAGTCAACGTTAAAGCACTCATCTTC GACCTGTTCACGGCCGGCACCGATACCTCCGCCATCATCGTCGAGTGGGCCATGGCGGAAATGCTCAAGAACCCGGCGATCCTCAGCCGCGCGCAGGCGGAGTTGGACGATGTGGTCGGCCGCGACCGCCTGCTGGAGGAAACCGACCTGCCGAAGCTCGCATACCTGCAGGCGGTATGCAAGGAGGCGATGCGGCTGCACCCGTCCACCCCTCTCAGCCTCCCCCACTTCTCCCACGAGGACTGCGAGGTGAACGGCTACTACATCCCCAAGAACACCCGGCTCCTCGTCAACATCTGGGCCATCGGGCGGGACCCGGAGGTGTGGGAGGAGCCGCTGGTGTTCGACCCCGACCGCTTCATCACCGGCAAGGGCGCGAGGTACGATCCGCAGGGGAACGACTTCGAGTTCATCCCCTTCGGGGCGGGGAGAAGGGTGTGCGCGGGGAAGCTGGTGGGCATGGTGTTCGTCCAGTACCTGTTGGGCATGCTGGTGCACGCCTTCGACTGGAGCCTCCCCGACGGCGAGGAGCTCAACATGGACGAGAAGTTTGGCCTGGCTCTTCCCAAGGCTGTGCCTCTCAAAGTTTTTCTGCGCCCGCGCCTGTCGCCGGCGGCCTACGCCTGa